One segment of Macrotis lagotis isolate mMagLag1 chromosome 1, bilby.v1.9.chrom.fasta, whole genome shotgun sequence DNA contains the following:
- the FAM181B gene encoding protein FAM181B, producing the protein MAVQAALLSPHHFIPFCFPGSPGALGMDFGDLDKGCCYEEEEAGGAGAALLGETGAAEGAGGGDFREATRDLLSFIDSASSNIKLALDKPVKSKRKVNHRKYLQKQIKRCTGMMTSSPASAPGPGPAGSPSPGPAAAGPAGTPEAPPKRLPAASPAAPGPQGKAPPKREGSQAAASLQSKSLAALFDSLHQVRGTGGEKGGAGTLAAAAAGGGGGGGGLAADGGGGPAVTAAGAAGGKKVPLRNRNLPPSFFTEPSRAGACGPSGGGVTLRELEKGGEAAEFFELLSPDYCAGGEVGGLLPSESLDLFPAAVRAPQELEHILYDPHPTVVAGLLYSEPWGTSCPPAKKAASVSNRGGGGLTLNETLRPLYPCTSDSSASSLGSSGGEDTAGHLTPFAQFFPDCALPTPPPPHQMPYDYGVGYSRVGYSGL; encoded by the coding sequence ATGGCTGTGCAGGCGGCTCTCCTCAGTCCCCATCACTTCATCCCCTTCTGCTTCCCGGGGTCTCCGGGGGCGCTAGGGATGGACTTCGGGGATCTGGACAAGGGCTGCTGCtacgaggaggaggaggcgggGGGCGCCGGGGCCGCCCTGCTCGGGGAAACGGGGGCCGCGGAGGGTGCCGGCGGCGGGGACTTCAGGGAGGCCACGCGCGACCTGCTGAGCTTCATCGATTCGGCGTCCAGCAACATCAAGCTGGCCCTGGACAAGCCCGTCAAGTCCAAGCGGAAGGTGAACCACCGCAAATACCTCCAGAAACAGATTAAGCGCTGCACCGGCATGATGACCTCTTCTCCGGCCTCtgccccgggccccggccccgctgGCTCTCCGTCCCCCGGCCCCGCAGCCGCCGGCCCGGCTGGGACCCCCGAGGCGCCCCCGAAGCGACTGCCCGCCGCCTCCCCGGCAGCCCCGGGGCCTCAGGGCAAAGCGCCCCCGAAGCGGGAGGGCTCCCAGGCGGCCGCCAGTCTGCAGAGCAAGAGCCTGGCTGCCCTCTTCGACTCTTTGCACCAGGTCCGGGGGACTGGGGGCGAGAAGGGAGGAGCCGGGACcctggcggcggcggcggccggaggaggaggcggcggcggcggcctgGCAGCCGACGGAGGGGGAGGTCCGGCTGTGACTGCAGCCGGGGCCGCCGGGGGCAAGAAAGTCCCTCTGCGGAACCGCAACCTGCCCCCGTCCTTCTTCACCGAGCCGTCCAGGGCAGGGGCATGCGGCCCGTCGGGGGGCGGCGTGACCCTTCGCGAACTGGAGAAAGGCGGAGAGGCGGCGGAGTTTTTCGAGCTCTTGAGCCCCGATTACTGTGCAGGTGGAGAGGTTGGGGGGTTGCTGCCCTCCGAGTCTCTCGACTTGTTTCCAGCCGCCGTGCGGGCCCCCCAGGAGCTGGAACACATCCTATACGACCCGCACCCCACTGTGGTCGCAGGCTTGCTATATTCAGAGCCCTGGGGCACCTCGTGCCCCCCAGCCAAGAAGGCCGCCTCTGTTTCCAACCGCGGGGGCGGCGGCTTGACGTTGAACGAAACTTTGCGCCCCCTGTACCCCTGCACCTCAGACTCCTCCGCTTCCAGCCTGGGCTCCTCTGGGGGAGAGGACACCGCGGGCCACCTGACGCCTTTTGCCCAGTTCTTCCCTGACTGTGCTCTGCCAACCCCACCTCCTCCCCACCAGATGCCCTATGACTACGGGGTGGGCTACAGCCGGGTCGGTTATTCTGGCCTTTAG